DNA from Paludisphaera mucosa:
GACCTGCTGGGACCGAGGCCGGGACGGGCCTCGACGGCGCGTTCTACAACGGCGGCGGGTCGACGTACCTGACCTCGCTCGCCATGGCCGATGCGATCATCGCCGCGGGCCGTCCGACGGCCACATTCCTCTCCACGTCGGTCGACTATCCCCGCGGGGCGACGACGTCGGTCACGGACGCGACGACGCTGGGCGAGTTCCTCGGCCCCGACGCCGCGAGCCTTTCCGGGGGCGGGGCGAGCCTGCTCAGCACCTCGGTCTTCCACTTCACCGGCTACCTCAAGATTACGGGCGACCTCGACCAGGTCGCCGGCAACTCGAGCATCGACGTGAACTTCGCCGTCGCGTCCGACGACGGCTTCCGCCTCTCCATCGGCGGGGTCGAGGTCATCCGGTACGACGGGGTACGATCCTTCGCCGCATCGGGGGCGCTCGCGAGCTTCCAGGTCGCGGGACTCTACGCGGTCGACCTCGTCTACTACGAAAACCAGGGATCCACCGGCGTCGAGTTCTACGCCGGGATACCCGGGAGCCCCGGCTCGCACGCCCCGGCCGGCACCCTGGGGCTGGTGCCGACGTCGTCGCTCTCCACCGCGATCTCGACGCCCGAGCCGCCCTCGCTCGTGCTGATGGGATTCGGGGCCTTGGGCTTGGTCATCGTCCGCCGCCGCCGTCGCCGTTGACGTGAGGGATCCGCGAACGGGAGAGGAGGGAGACCGAAACGATCCGGGTCGCGACGCGGCGACGTCCTGCGGACCCTCGCCCGACGGGCGATCGGCGGCTACGATGGGGAGTCCGGACTTCTCCCCCCTCGCCGACGCCCCGCGGGACGACCTGATTCATGACGAGCGAGCCCTCCACCCAGGACCCGACGATCCCGGACGCCCTCTGGAACAGCCGGTTCCTTAAAGCGTGCCGCCGCGAGCCCGTCGACGCCACGCCCGTCTGGCTGATGCGGCAGGCGGGGCGGTACATGACCGAGTACCGCTCGCTGCGGGCCAAGGTCTCGTTCCTGGAACTCTGCAAGAACCCCGAGCTGGCGGCCGAGACCACGATCTTCGCCGCCGAGACCCTGGGCGTCGACGCGGCCATCCTGTTCGCCGACATCCTCCTGATCCTGGAGCCGCTCGGCTTCGGCCTGGAGTTCTCCAAGGGCGAAGGGCCGGTCATCCACGACCCGATCCGCGAGGCGGCCCACGTCGCCGGGATGATGCCGCTGGAGGACCTCTCGGCGCTCTCGTACGTCTTCGACGCCATCCGCCTGATCCGGGCCGGCCTGCCCGCCGGCCTGCCGCTGATCGGCTTCGCGGGGGCGCCGTTCACCCTGGCCTGCTACGCGATCGAGGGGGGTGGCTCCAAGAACTACGAGCGGGCCAAGGCCTTCATGTACGGCGACCCCGGCGCCTGGAACGCCCTGATGACCGTGCTGACCGACTCCACGGCGCGTTATTTGAACGCCCAGGTGAAGGCCGGGGTCCAGGCGGTGCAGGTCTTCGACAGCTGGGTCGGCTCGCTCGGGCCCGACGACTACCGGCGATTCGTCCTGCCCCACATGCGTCGGCTGTTCGACCAGATCGACCCCGGCGTGCCCGCCATCCACTTCGGGGCCGACACCGGCTCGCTGCTGGAGCTTCAGCGCGACGCGGGGGGGACGGTGATCGGCCTGGACTGGCGGGTGGAACTCGACCGCTGCTGGGAGCGGCTCGGCCCCGAGGTCGCCGTGCAGGGCAACCTCGACCCCGTCGTCCTGTTCGCCCCGCTCTCGGAGATCGCCCTCCAGACACGCCGCATCCTGGGGCAGGCGGGCGGTCGGCCCGGCCATATCTTCAACCTGGGCCACGGGATCCTGCCGCACACGCCGGTCGACCACGTGCGAGCATTGGTGCAGATGGTTCATGAGTTCTCCGCGCGATGAACCCCTGGCGAAATCGAGAAGGATTGGCGAAGATGGCGATCTGAGAAGAGGGATCCTCGGGAGTTGGGGAAGGGAATCGATTCGATGAAGACGATGATCGAGCGGGCGTCGGGCTCGAAAGGCTCGGACCGGGTGGTGGTGATCGGCGGGGGCCTGTCGGGCCTGGCCGTCGCCAGCCGCATCCAGCAGTCCGGGCAGGCCTTGCGTCGGCCGGTCGAGGTGGTGGTGCTGGAGTCGAAGGACCGCGTCGGCGGCGTGATCGCGACCGATCACCGCGACGGCTTCATGCTGGAGCGGGGCCCCGACTCGTTCATCACCAACAAGCCCTGGGCGATGGACCTCTGCCGCCGGCTGAACCTCGACGACCAGCTCATCGAGGCCGACCCCACCTACCGCCGCTCGTTCGTGGTCCGCAAGGGGAAGCTCGCGGCGGTCCCCGAGGGCTTCGTCCTGATGGCCCCCCACCGGCTGGCGCCGGTCCTCTCGTCGCCGATCCTCTCGCTGCGGGGCAAGCTCCGCCTGCTGGCCGAGGCCCTGATCCCCCGTCGCGAGGGCCCCGGCGAGGAGAGCCTGGCCGCCTTCGCCCGCCGCCGCCTGGGTCGCGAGGCGTTCGACCGCCTGGTCCAGCCGCTCGTGGGCGGCATCTACACCGGCGACCCCAACAACCTCAGCCTCCGCGCCACGCTCCCGCAGTTCCTGGCCATGGAGAACGAGCACGGCGGCCTGATCCGGGCCGCCTGGCGGCGCCGCAAGGAGTCCGACGCGCGGATCGAGACCGAGTCGTCGGGCGCGCGCTACGGCATGTTCGTCTCGCTGGCCGAAGGCATGGGCGCGCTCCCCCAGGCGCTCGCGGCCTCGCTGGACGCCGGGACGGTGAAGACCAATTCGCCGGTGCGCCGGATCAGCCGGTCGAGCACCGGCTCGGGCTGGGTCGTCGAGCTGCTCAACGGCCCGGCGCTCGAGGCCGACGCCGTCGTGGCGACGACCGAGGCCCACGCCGCCGCCCGCATGATCGACGGCCACGACGCGTCGCTGGCGCTGCAGCTGCGGGCTATCCCCTATGCGTCGTCGATCATCGTCAACGTCGCCTACCGCTGCGACCGGGTCAAGCATACGCTCGACGGCTACGGCTTCGTCGTGCCGGCCGTCGAGAACCGGCGGATCTTCGCGGCCTCGTTCCTCAACGTGAAGTTCCCCCGCCGGGCCCCCGAGGGGACGGCCCTGATCCGCGTCTTCGTCGGCGGGGCCTCGCAGCCCGAGCTGTTCGACCTCGACGACGACGCCGTGCGGCAGGTCGTCGCGGCCGAGCTGGGCGAGCTGATCGGCGCGACGGGCCCGCCGCTGCTCCTGGAGATCGCCCGCCACGCGCGGACGATGCCCCAGTACGTCCTGGGCCACCTGGAGGCCGTCGAGTCGATCCGCCGCAAGG
Protein-coding regions in this window:
- a CDS encoding PEP-CTERM sorting domain-containing protein encodes the protein MNRRILGIAAFLVLCGLGFCRAEAGVLIPSSASVGPAGTEAGTGLDGAFYNGGGSTYLTSLAMADAIIAAGRPTATFLSTSVDYPRGATTSVTDATTLGEFLGPDAASLSGGGASLLSTSVFHFTGYLKITGDLDQVAGNSSIDVNFAVASDDGFRLSIGGVEVIRYDGVRSFAASGALASFQVAGLYAVDLVYYENQGSTGVEFYAGIPGSPGSHAPAGTLGLVPTSSLSTAISTPEPPSLVLMGFGALGLVIVRRRRRR
- the hemE gene encoding uroporphyrinogen decarboxylase, which gives rise to MTSEPSTQDPTIPDALWNSRFLKACRREPVDATPVWLMRQAGRYMTEYRSLRAKVSFLELCKNPELAAETTIFAAETLGVDAAILFADILLILEPLGFGLEFSKGEGPVIHDPIREAAHVAGMMPLEDLSALSYVFDAIRLIRAGLPAGLPLIGFAGAPFTLACYAIEGGGSKNYERAKAFMYGDPGAWNALMTVLTDSTARYLNAQVKAGVQAVQVFDSWVGSLGPDDYRRFVLPHMRRLFDQIDPGVPAIHFGADTGSLLELQRDAGGTVIGLDWRVELDRCWERLGPEVAVQGNLDPVVLFAPLSEIALQTRRILGQAGGRPGHIFNLGHGILPHTPVDHVRALVQMVHEFSAR
- the hemG gene encoding protoporphyrinogen oxidase; the protein is MKTMIERASGSKGSDRVVVIGGGLSGLAVASRIQQSGQALRRPVEVVVLESKDRVGGVIATDHRDGFMLERGPDSFITNKPWAMDLCRRLNLDDQLIEADPTYRRSFVVRKGKLAAVPEGFVLMAPHRLAPVLSSPILSLRGKLRLLAEALIPRREGPGEESLAAFARRRLGREAFDRLVQPLVGGIYTGDPNNLSLRATLPQFLAMENEHGGLIRAAWRRRKESDARIETESSGARYGMFVSLAEGMGALPQALAASLDAGTVKTNSPVRRISRSSTGSGWVVELLNGPALEADAVVATTEAHAAARMIDGHDASLALQLRAIPYASSIIVNVAYRCDRVKHTLDGYGFVVPAVENRRIFAASFLNVKFPRRAPEGTALIRVFVGGASQPELFDLDDDAVRQVVAAELGELIGATGPPLLLEIARHARTMPQYVLGHLEAVESIRRKAAMHSNLFLTGVAYDGVGIPDCIRAAEATADAVVARLAAAGSIAAA